One window of Mus caroli chromosome 11, CAROLI_EIJ_v1.1, whole genome shotgun sequence genomic DNA carries:
- the LOC110304278 gene encoding WAP four-disulfide core domain protein 18-like — protein sequence MIGTILFLVALIIMGMNITCVLSSPKKLEKLGACPKISPGSDVICVELCAGDQLCPGQMKCCSNVCGHICKSPGF from the exons ATGATAGGCACAATCTTGTTTCTGGTAGCTTTGATCATTATGGGAATGAACATTACCTGTGTTCTGTCTTCTCCAAAAA AATTAGAAAAACTTGGAGCTTGTCCCAAGATTTCCCCAGGAAGTGATGTCATTTGTGTTGAATTATGCGCAGGGGATCAATTGTGCCCTGGCCAAATGAAGTGCTGTAGCAATGTCTGTGGTCATATCTGCAAATCTCCTGGCTTTTAA
- the LOC110304141 gene encoding WAP four-disulfide core domain protein 18-like isoform X1: MKTATVLFLEALIAVGMNTTYAVSSPKIKCVKEFEKPGACPKHSPESVGICVDQCSGDRSCPGKMKCCSNSCGHVCKPPVF, translated from the exons atgaagacagccacagtCTTGTTTCTGGAGGCTTTGATTGCTGTGGGGATGAACACTACCTATGCAGTGTCTTCTCCCAAAATTAAGTGTGTTAAGG AATTTGAAAAACCTGGAGCTTGTCCCAAGCATTCCCCAGAAAGTGTTGGAATTTGTGTTGATCAATGCTCAGGAGATAGATCGTGCCCTGGCAAAATGAAGTGCTGTAGCAATAGCTGTGGTCATGTCTGCAAACCTCCTGTCTTTTAA
- the LOC110304141 gene encoding WAP four-disulfide core domain protein 18-like isoform X2 — MKTATVLFLEALIAVGMNTTYAVSSPTEFEKPGACPKHSPESVGICVDQCSGDRSCPGKMKCCSNSCGHVCKPPVF; from the exons atgaagacagccacagtCTTGTTTCTGGAGGCTTTGATTGCTGTGGGGATGAACACTACCTATGCAGTGTCTTCTCCCA CAGAATTTGAAAAACCTGGAGCTTGTCCCAAGCATTCCCCAGAAAGTGTTGGAATTTGTGTTGATCAATGCTCAGGAGATAGATCGTGCCCTGGCAAAATGAAGTGCTGTAGCAATAGCTGTGGTCATGTCTGCAAACCTCCTGTCTTTTAA
- the LOC110306242 gene encoding WAP four-disulfide core domain protein 18: MKTATVFVLVALIFMTMTTAWALSNPKEKPGACPKPPPHSFGTCDERCTGDGSCSGKMKCCSNGCGHICKPPVF, encoded by the exons atgaagacagccacagtCTTTGTTCTGGTAGCTTTGATTTTCATGACAATGACTACTGCCTGGGCTCTGTCTAACCCCAAAG aaaaaccTGGCGCTTGTCCTAAGCCGCCCCCACACAGTTTTGGAACTTGTGATGAACGATGCACAGGAGATGGATCATGCTCTGGCAAAATGAAGTGTTGCAGCAATGGCTGTGGTCATATCTGCAAACCTCCTGTCTTTTAA